From the genome of Leptodactylus fuscus isolate aLepFus1 chromosome 1, aLepFus1.hap2, whole genome shotgun sequence, one region includes:
- the PPA2 gene encoding inorganic pyrophosphatase 2, mitochondrial isoform X1, producing MSGLWRGGVLRLQRAVFACSPGRPVVCRRWLSMQRYSTEERGRPNTAEYRLFFKNEDGKFVSPFHDIPLYPRSEEDQDVPAKKSKSNCSKNIFNMVVEVPRWTNAKMEIATKESLNPIKQDIKKGKLRYVSNIFPYKGYIWNYGALPQTWEDPNHKDKDTKCCGDNDPIDVCEIGSKVCSRGEVIQVKPLGVLALIDEGEMDWKIIAINIEDPEAEKFNDIDDVKKYKPGYLEATVEWLKTYKVPDGKPENQFGFDGQFKDQAFAVEIIKETHEYWQNMVHKKSDCGDIVCKNILVKESPFCCSEEEAAAIVQAAPLQGELGPVSPEVDIWHFIKK from the exons ATGAGCGGTCTATGGCGCGGCGGCGTCCTCAGGCTCCAGCGAGCCGTATTCGCGTGTAGTCCCGGAAGGCCTGTAGTGTGTCGCCGGTGGCTCAGCATGCAGCGCTACAGTACCGAGGAGCGGGGGCGGCCCAACACTGCCGAGTACCGGCTTTTCTTCA AGAATGAAGATGGGAAATTTGTCTCGCCTTTTCATGACATTCCTCTATATCCAAGATCTGAAGAG GACCAAGATGTGCCAGCAAAGAAATCAAAATCTAATTGTTCTAAG AACATATTTAACATGGTGGTTGAAGTGCCACGATGGACAAATGCCAAAATGGAG ATTGCAACAAAGGAGTCTTTAAATCCGATTAAGCAAGatataaaaaaaggaaaactccGATATGTGTCAAATATTTTTCCTTACAAGGGATACATATGGAACTACGGTGCTTTACCGCAG ACTTGGGAAGATCCTAATCATAAAGATAAAGATACGAAATGCTGTGGAGATAATGATCCTATTGATGTCTGTGAAATTGGCTCAAAG GTTTGCTCTAGGGGCGAAGTAATTCAAGTAAAACCGCTTGGTGTTCTAGCTTTGATAGATGAAGGAGAAATGGACTGGAAGATTATTGCAATCAATATCGAAGATCCTGAAGCTGAAAAATTCAATG ACATCGATGATGTCAAAAAGTATAAACCGGGATATCTAGAAGCTACTGTTGAATGGCTTAAAACCTATAAAGTTCCTGATGGAAAACCGGAAAACCAGTTTGGCTTTGATGGGCAATTTAAAGATCAG GCATTTGCAGTTGAAATTATCAAAGAAACACATGAATATTGGCAAAACATGGTTCATAAGAAATCCGATTGTGGTGATATTGTATG TAAAAATATCTTGGTTAAAGAAAGCCCTTTCTGCTGCAGTGAAGAAGAGGCCGCTGCTATAGTCCAAGCT GCACCATTGCAAGGGGAATTGGGTCCAGTGTCCCCTGAAG
- the PPA2 gene encoding inorganic pyrophosphatase 2, mitochondrial isoform X2 translates to MSGLWRGGVLRLQRAVFACSPGRPVVCRRWLSMQRYSTEERGRPNTAEYRLFFKNEDGKFVSPFHDIPLYPRSEENIFNMVVEVPRWTNAKMEIATKESLNPIKQDIKKGKLRYVSNIFPYKGYIWNYGALPQTWEDPNHKDKDTKCCGDNDPIDVCEIGSKVCSRGEVIQVKPLGVLALIDEGEMDWKIIAINIEDPEAEKFNDIDDVKKYKPGYLEATVEWLKTYKVPDGKPENQFGFDGQFKDQAFAVEIIKETHEYWQNMVHKKSDCGDIVCKNILVKESPFCCSEEEAAAIVQAAPLQGELGPVSPEVDIWHFIKK, encoded by the exons ATGAGCGGTCTATGGCGCGGCGGCGTCCTCAGGCTCCAGCGAGCCGTATTCGCGTGTAGTCCCGGAAGGCCTGTAGTGTGTCGCCGGTGGCTCAGCATGCAGCGCTACAGTACCGAGGAGCGGGGGCGGCCCAACACTGCCGAGTACCGGCTTTTCTTCA AGAATGAAGATGGGAAATTTGTCTCGCCTTTTCATGACATTCCTCTATATCCAAGATCTGAAGAG AACATATTTAACATGGTGGTTGAAGTGCCACGATGGACAAATGCCAAAATGGAG ATTGCAACAAAGGAGTCTTTAAATCCGATTAAGCAAGatataaaaaaaggaaaactccGATATGTGTCAAATATTTTTCCTTACAAGGGATACATATGGAACTACGGTGCTTTACCGCAG ACTTGGGAAGATCCTAATCATAAAGATAAAGATACGAAATGCTGTGGAGATAATGATCCTATTGATGTCTGTGAAATTGGCTCAAAG GTTTGCTCTAGGGGCGAAGTAATTCAAGTAAAACCGCTTGGTGTTCTAGCTTTGATAGATGAAGGAGAAATGGACTGGAAGATTATTGCAATCAATATCGAAGATCCTGAAGCTGAAAAATTCAATG ACATCGATGATGTCAAAAAGTATAAACCGGGATATCTAGAAGCTACTGTTGAATGGCTTAAAACCTATAAAGTTCCTGATGGAAAACCGGAAAACCAGTTTGGCTTTGATGGGCAATTTAAAGATCAG GCATTTGCAGTTGAAATTATCAAAGAAACACATGAATATTGGCAAAACATGGTTCATAAGAAATCCGATTGTGGTGATATTGTATG TAAAAATATCTTGGTTAAAGAAAGCCCTTTCTGCTGCAGTGAAGAAGAGGCCGCTGCTATAGTCCAAGCT GCACCATTGCAAGGGGAATTGGGTCCAGTGTCCCCTGAAG